CCTTCGTTCTGCGCAGACCGGTGACGCGCAACTTGCGCATGGCCAGATCGAACGTGACCCTGTCCCGGGCGGCTGCCGTTCCGCCGAATGCAACCGTCGCTCGATTTTCCGCCATTCATCAAGTCTGTTCCGCTGCTGCAGCCATTGCCGTCAACGCATCCATCGGCAATGAAGCGGATTCGTCCAACGCATCGAGGCCAGGGGCTATTCATGTCTCCATGGCCGCGCACGAAGCATCGGCATCGAGAGCGGACAATCTTCAATCCGGGGCGGCCGATTCGAGGCCGAATGTCGCCGGTTCTGACGCTTCAAGTCCTGGGGCCTTCGTCCCGGCGCAGGTGTCCGCCGCAACGGCGGGTGACCAGAAAAAGAAGGTCGGGGCGGACGGATCGCCCGGTGATGACTACGCCCGGGCTCTCAAGAATTATCAGGATGGACATCACGAGCGGGCGCGGGAACTGTTTGCCGCGTTCATGCAGGACTACCCCCGCCACAAGCTTCTGCCGAACGCCCTCTACTGGACCGGGGAGGCTTGGTACGCCCAGGCCCGTTACGACCGTGCCATGGAATTTTTCACGCGGGTCGTGCAGGACCACCCCCGCCATGCCAAAAGCGCGGACGCGCTTCTCAAGCTGGCCTATTCGGCACTGCGTCAGGGGCAGCCAGGGCAAGCCGGGGTTTATCTGCAGCAACTCGAAGCACGCTATCCCGACTCCCCGGCGTCCCGCCTAGGCCGTCAGGCGCGCAGCAGGATGCAGGGGTGCAACGAGCCCAAAGCGGTGGCGCTGGCCCGTGGATGAATTTTGCGCCAGCCTGGCCTTGCGCCACACCACCGGTCTTGGGCCACGTACCTGGAAGCGCCTGCTCGCGCATTACGGAGACGCCCTGGCCGCAGCTTCTGATTTTGCATCCTGGACGGCGCGAGGCCTGGTTTCGGCTCGTGTGCAGGCCGAATTTGCACGGGGCGGCTGGCGCGAGAAGGCCGAGGCCGAGCGGCGCAGGGCGGAGAGCTTAGGCTTTTCCACTGTTTTCTTTGGCCATCGTGCGTATCCCGAGCTGCTTCGCGAGATCCCCGATCCGCCTCTTTTTCTTTATTATCTCGGAGATCTGGCACTGCTGACCCGTCCTTGCGTGGCCGTGGTTGGATCCAGGGACGCCTCCCGCTATGGCCTGGGCATGGCGGAGAGCATGGCGGCGTCCTTGAGCGCGGCCGGGATTTGCGTGGTTTCGGGCTTTGCACAGGGTATCGATCGTGCCGCGCATCAGGGTGCGCTGCGCGGGGTGGGCGGGACCATCGCCGTATTGGGCACGGGCCTTGACCTCGTTTATCCGGCCTCCAACGCCGATCTGTGGAAACAGGTCGCCGCCCATGGGCTCATCGTCAGCGAGTTCGCGCCGGGGACCAGGCCTGAAGGCATGAATTTTCCGCATCGCAATCGCATTGTCAGCGGCCTTTCTCTGGGTGTACTGGTTGTCGAAGGCGCGCTTGGCAGCGGCAGCCTGATCACCGCCGAGCTGGCCCTGGCCCAGAATCGCGACGTTTTCGCCCTGCCCGGGCCCGCCAACCTGAAAACTTATCAGGGCTGTCATCAGCTCATTCGTCAGGGAGCCTGTCTCGTACAGAGCGGAGAAGACATCCTGCGGGAATTGCAGCCTCGGCTGGGGGCGCTTTGCGCGCCGGAGGCGCCCGCCCCCGAGCCTCGTCTGCGAGAGCCGGAAGATCCCGAGCAGTGTATCGTGCACCGTCTGCTTGAAGGTGGCGAACCCCTGCATGTCGACACCCTGATCCGGCGGACGGGCTGGGCGGCGAGCAAGGTCAGCTCCACGCTCCTTTTCATGGAACTTCAAGGGATTGTGAAGCAGCTTCCGGGCATGTACTATGCCCTTGCAACGTGATTCAAAGATCATCTGGAGAAGAATATGCAAAAAATACCCCTGCAGCTGGCCAGACCTGAAATGGTTTTGGCCAAGCCCGTGACCCGGGAAAACGGGATGGTGCTCATCGCCGCAGGTACGGTTCTGACGGCGGGGCTCATCAGCAAGCTGGACAACATGGGTGTGGAGCAACTCGTGGTCGAGGGCGAGACGCTTGAAATGGGCGGCGGGTGCAACGAAGAAGTGCTCGCCAAAAAGCGCGAGAGGCTTGACCATCTTTTCCGGAATTTTTCCGACGACAAGTA
The window above is part of the Deltaproteobacteria bacterium HGW-Deltaproteobacteria-18 genome. Proteins encoded here:
- the dprA gene encoding DNA-protecting protein DprA, with the translated sequence MDEFCASLALRHTTGLGPRTWKRLLAHYGDALAAASDFASWTARGLVSARVQAEFARGGWREKAEAERRRAESLGFSTVFFGHRAYPELLREIPDPPLFLYYLGDLALLTRPCVAVVGSRDASRYGLGMAESMAASLSAAGICVVSGFAQGIDRAAHQGALRGVGGTIAVLGTGLDLVYPASNADLWKQVAAHGLIVSEFAPGTRPEGMNFPHRNRIVSGLSLGVLVVEGALGSGSLITAELALAQNRDVFALPGPANLKTYQGCHQLIRQGACLVQSGEDILRELQPRLGALCAPEAPAPEPRLREPEDPEQCIVHRLLEGGEPLHVDTLIRRTGWAASKVSSTLLFMELQGIVKQLPGMYYALAT
- the ygbF gene encoding tol-pal system protein YbgF, with protein sequence MRSTLAFATGMLVGILLCWASGPAFMHLVPEWPDPRLRDMPAGIVSGLKSMQGGLASIGRPFAPFVLRRPVTRNLRMARSNVTLSRAAAVPPNATVARFSAIHQVCSAAAAIAVNASIGNEADSSNASRPGAIHVSMAAHEASASRADNLQSGAADSRPNVAGSDASSPGAFVPAQVSAATAGDQKKKVGADGSPGDDYARALKNYQDGHHERARELFAAFMQDYPRHKLLPNALYWTGEAWYAQARYDRAMEFFTRVVQDHPRHAKSADALLKLAYSALRQGQPGQAGVYLQQLEARYPDSPASRLGRQARSRMQGCNEPKAVALARG